A single region of the Metarhizium brunneum chromosome 6, complete sequence genome encodes:
- the isp gene encoding Major intracellular serine protease, with translation MTLDDEDLMLDNEDEFHLLSEGATDEDQVRLQFENDVEDARRLSQTKFQDGDEEREQRTRFVLDRTPQWSRTTHDGRNFLHHLASYDYNRKPFVSLQWLMSRAMNKLPHLMGAMDRSRRTPLTTALAAGNVWFSYAACKNQKDETRQQFGAALASECEDLDNDRGSTCLHTALVCPMSGEALRGEIVKIMCGFVPRSMFSAVDVKGRTPLHVAVEYERCCRVQVGIVDELLRRGPGALDVEVAAYSGRAMSVYQYHEYTRRRAETRKNPARGRKEVRDGGRSAAANPRPDLRAAAAPERPDKTVMGPPLPRDRAEPLPGLRRRVSMPVAAAPPDGKPPSLSLNTQHPCPPAAGVDESPLDAPLNGIDAALQRDEERDQAAGQIAQLLKLFYLRTQMPERASRCLHVQDEQDKELWFDFGPPKKLTKTDFRKHFGHLQFDSALQYVAFPQSTLDKGEDSRHVLRQGRTDMVFFFEWLAQKGVERIIKVLSAQPRYNMCSILSRRQVIVEDLKTPSHSDQAIEKSLKPFNVEMLDWRRADLDPVSLARIGQCLREVHLYWSGRNTVLRAWSEKEGLALIPTLETIYIVQVEGLEPETRVRENLDAFERRLGESWPTEAKPKVYIQLLGAGGPLPSLTQPSDLQPRRQRPVDPHKWMQCMEEFASHFRQIRALNDKSADPALAPVKVALIDDGADITHPDLKGMKFPGKSFHHYREGSSWRVSPFWDSSSGHGTLMARLIHRICPSAVIHVIKLSTFAGEASAKLQINTDSAVQAIEYAVEQGAQIISASWTVKPPTEAGRKKAFDDAVHNALNTKGALMFCAASDQGKSADLTYPHGSNPNSFRIGAARATGSALDNVGDGHELSFLFPGHEVVVDSAYEDVPDKQFGRFAPHSGSSVATALAAGLAALVVECVRLGVLYTGETGPLDETVTIGRDDLVRICERRQMEYALASIGTSRNTDNKYIEVWNTFGAAAEKLKHSEGDRMSQLEIIAGLARLFLRKGA, from the exons ATGacgctcgacgacgaggacctgATGCTGGACAATGAGGATGAGTTTCACCTATTGTCCGAGGGCGCCACCGACGAGGACCAGGTGCGGCTACAGTTTGAAAACGACGTGGAGGACGCGAGGAGGCTCTCGCAGACCAAGTTCCAAGACGGGGACGAGGAAAGAGAACAACGCACGCGCTTTGTGCTCGACCGCACGCCGCAGTGGTCCAGGACGACGCACGACGGCCGCAACTTCCTGCACCACCTGGCCTCGTACGACTACAACCGCAAGCCCTTCGTGAGCCTGCAGTGGCTCATGTCGCGGGCCATGAACAAGCTGCCGCACCTGATGGGCGCCATGGACAGGTCGCGGCGCACGCCTCTGACGACGGCGCTCGCCGCGGGCAACGTCTGGTTCAGCTACGCGGCGTGCAAGAACCAGAAGGACGAGACGCGGCAGCAGTTTGGCGCCGCGCTGGCCAGCGAGTGCGAGGACCTCGACAACGACCGCGGCAGCACCTGCTTGCACACGGCGCTGGTGTGCCCGATGAGCGGCGAGGCGCTGCGCGGGGAGATTGTCAAGATCATGTGCGGCTTCGTGCCGCGGAGCATGTTCAgcgccgtcgacgtcaaGGGCCGCACCCCCCTCCACGTGGCCGTCGAGTACGAGAGGTGCTGCCGCGTGCAggtcggcatcgtcgacgagctgctgcGCCGGGGGCCGGGCGCGCTCGACGTCGAGGTGGCCGCCTACTCTGGCCGCGCCATGTCGGTGTACCAGTACCACGAGTACACGCGGAGGCGGGCCGAGACCAGGAAGAACCCGGCCAGGGGGCGCAAGGAGGTGAGGGACGGCGGCAGGTCGGCGGCCGCGAACCCGAGGCCGGATCTccgcgcggcggcggcgcccgaAAGGCCGGACAAGACGGTCATGGGGCCGCCGCTCCCGAGAGACAGGGCCGAGCCTCTCCCCGGCCTCAGGCGACGAGTCTCCATGCCGGTCGCGGCGGCGCCTCCAGACGGCAAACCGCCGAGCTTGTCTCTGAATACGCAACATCCATGTCCGCCTGCTGCCGGGGTGGACGAGTCGCCGCTCGATGCGCCGTTGAACGGAATCGACGCCGCGCTGCAAAGGGACGAGGAGCGGGACCAGGCCGCCGGGCAGATTGCCCAGCTGCTCAAGCTTTTTTATCTGCGTACGCAAATGCCGGAGCGTGCGTCGCGCtgtctccatgtccaggACGAACAAG ACAAGGAATTGTGGTTTGACTTTGGGCCGCCCAAGAAACTCACCAAGACGGACTTTAGAAAGCACTTTGGGCACCTCCAGTTTGACAGTGCACTGCAGTACGTTGCATTTCCGCAGAGTACGCTGGACAAGGGAGAGGATAGTCGGCATGTGCTCCGCCAAGGCCGGACC GACatggtcttcttctttgagtGGCTGGCGCAAAAGGGCGTCGAGCGCATCATCAAGGTACTGTCCGCCCAACCTCGCTACAACATGTGCAGCATACTAAGCCGCAGGCAGGTCATTGTGGAGGATCTCAAAACCCCGTCACACAGTGACCAGGCTATTGAGAAGTCGCTGAAGCCTTTT AATGTTGAGATGCTGGACTGGCGGAGGGCCGACTTGGACCCGGTATCCCTGGCTCGCATTGGGCAGTGCCTGAGGGAAGTCCATCTCTACTGGAGCGGGAGGAATACCGTGCTACGGGCATGGTCGGAGAAGGAGGGCCTGGCACTGATACCGACATTGGAGACGATATATATTGTTCAAGTCGAG GGTCTAGAGCCGGAAACCAGAGTCCGTGAGAACCTCGATGCATTCGAAAGGCGACTCGGCGAGTCGTGGCCCACGGAAGCCAAGCCAAAAGTGTATATACAGCTGCTCGGCGCGGGCGGCCCTCTGCCATCTCTCACCCAGCCATCGGACCTCCAGCCCCGGCGACAACGACCAGTCGATCCGCACAAGTGGATGCAGTGCATGGAGGAGTTTGCCTCCCACTTCAGGCAAATCCGCGCGCTCAACGACAAGAGTGCCGATCCGGCCCTCGCCCCGGTCAAGGTGGCCCtcatcgacgacggcgccgacatcaCGCACCCGGACCTCAAGGGCATGAAGTTCCCCGGGAAGAGCTTCCACCACTACCGGGAAGGGTCGTCGTGGCGCGTGTCGCCCTTTTGGGACTCGTCGTCGGGCCACGGAACCCTCATGGCGCGGCTCATCCACCGCATCTGCCCCAGCGCCGTCATCCACGTCATCAAGCTGTCGACGTTTGCGGGCGAGGCCTCGGCCAAGCTGCAAATCAACACCGACTCGGCCGTGCAGGCCATCGAGTACGCCGTCGAGCAGGGCGCCCAGATCATATCCGCGTCGTGGACCGTCAAGCCGCCCACCGAGGCGGGAcgcaaaaaggcctttgacgacgccgtccacAACGCGCTCAACACCAAGGGCGCGCTCATGTTTTGCGCCGCCAGCGACCAGGGCAAGTCGGCCGACCTGACGTACCCGCACGGCAGCAACCCCAACAGCTTCCgcatcggcgccgccagGGCCACGGGCAGCGCGCTGGAcaatgtcggcgacggccacgAGCTgagcttcctcttccccgGGCACGAGGTCGTCGTTGACAGCGCGTACGAGGACGTCCCGGACAAGCAGTTTGGCAGGTTCGCCCCCCATTCCGGCAGCTCCGTGGCCACGGCGCTCGCTGCcggcctggccgccctggTTGTCGAGTGCGTCCGCCTCGGCGTGCTGTACACGGGCGAGACGGGGCCGCTCGACGAGACGGTCACGATAGGCAGGGACGACCTGGTCAGGATCTGCGAGCGGCGGCAGATGGAGTACGCCTTGGCGTCGATTGGCACCAGCCGCAACACGGACAACAAGTACATCGAGGTGTGGAACACCTttggcgccgcggcggagaAGCTCAAGCATAGCGAGGGGGATAGGATGAGCCAGCTGGAGATTATCGCTGGCTTGGCGAGGCTGTTTCTGAGAAAGGGGGCGTAG